A window from Mycolicibacterium tokaiense encodes these proteins:
- a CDS encoding SDR family NAD(P)-dependent oxidoreductase: MGNLTYDFSGRSVIVTGAARGIGFELGSFFAGAGAATYMIDVDADELTDAAKRAGGVAVMADVRSTEDVKAAVATVIEDTGKVDVVVNNAGVLRDKVVWKLTDEDWDEVMAVHAGGTFRFTRECVPHFRERNFGRIINITSFTGLRGNPGQSNYGMAKAGIIGFTKTTAKELARFGVTVNAIAPNAETRMIASIPADKKAEMTKAIPLGRFAQPSEMCPAIGFLASEEAGFITGTVLSVDGGMSM, encoded by the coding sequence ATGGGCAATCTGACCTACGACTTCTCCGGACGGTCGGTCATCGTCACCGGCGCCGCACGCGGCATCGGCTTCGAACTCGGCTCGTTCTTCGCCGGCGCCGGCGCGGCGACCTACATGATCGACGTCGACGCCGACGAGCTCACTGACGCCGCCAAACGTGCCGGTGGAGTTGCTGTGATGGCCGACGTTCGCAGCACCGAGGACGTGAAAGCCGCTGTGGCAACGGTGATCGAGGACACCGGCAAGGTGGACGTGGTGGTCAACAACGCCGGTGTGCTGCGCGACAAGGTGGTCTGGAAGCTCACCGACGAGGACTGGGACGAGGTGATGGCCGTGCACGCCGGCGGTACCTTCCGGTTCACCCGGGAATGCGTACCTCATTTCCGCGAAAGGAACTTCGGCCGCATCATCAACATCACCTCCTTCACCGGCCTGCGCGGCAACCCCGGCCAGTCCAATTACGGCATGGCCAAGGCCGGCATCATCGGTTTCACCAAGACCACTGCCAAAGAACTGGCCCGTTTCGGGGTCACCGTCAACGCCATCGCCCCCAACGCCGAGACGCGGATGATCGCCTCCATCCCCGCCGACAAGAAGGCCGAGATGACCAAGGCCATCCCGCTGGGGCGCTTCGCCCAGCCATCCGAGATGTGCCCGGCCATCGGCTTCCTGGCCTCCGAGGAGGCCGGCTTCATCACCGGCACCGTGCTCTCGGTCGACGGCGGGATGTCGATGTGA
- a CDS encoding beta-ketoacyl-[acyl-carrier-protein] synthase family protein yields MPRVVITGRGIIAPNGNSVTDYLDGLRNNVSGIGRISWPGETDTFWFAPVRDFEATDWMDAKVADGTDLFAQWALAATEQARIDAGLDDFDSERTGVVHGTSMGGTRSLSEAQRAYERDGAAGVDRKTMIRILPNMAGSQLCMRYGLHGPLLTLTTACASSNDAIGNAARLIRSGEADVALTGGTEAVTLGDGDFAPAWYFAQAQYGMITNSTDERRTLTPFDQSRTGIVIGDGSAMFVIESEEHALARGATILAEIAGYASLADGPHPSAPDPNGTWEALVMRKALANAGIEPEQVDALYAHATGTAKGDTAEIRAINTVHGGRDLPVTGIKGHTGHTGAASGAMSAVAALETFASGMFPNAFGTDVVDPDADFQVITQKPAHVDADVIQINSFGFGGQNASLVLRRYS; encoded by the coding sequence ATGCCTAGAGTCGTCATCACCGGTCGCGGCATCATTGCCCCGAACGGGAACTCTGTCACCGACTATCTGGACGGGTTGCGCAACAACGTCTCCGGCATCGGGCGCATCTCCTGGCCCGGGGAGACCGACACCTTCTGGTTTGCCCCGGTCCGCGACTTCGAGGCCACGGACTGGATGGACGCCAAGGTGGCCGACGGCACCGACCTGTTCGCGCAATGGGCCCTGGCCGCCACCGAGCAGGCCCGCATCGACGCGGGATTGGACGACTTCGACTCGGAGCGCACCGGGGTGGTACACGGCACCAGCATGGGCGGCACCCGCTCGCTGAGCGAGGCGCAGCGGGCCTACGAGCGCGACGGCGCCGCCGGCGTCGACCGCAAGACCATGATCCGCATCCTGCCGAACATGGCGGGTTCCCAACTGTGCATGCGCTACGGCCTGCACGGTCCGTTGCTCACGCTGACCACCGCGTGCGCGTCCTCCAATGACGCCATCGGCAACGCCGCCAGGCTGATCCGTTCCGGGGAGGCCGACGTCGCGCTGACCGGCGGCACCGAGGCCGTGACCCTGGGTGACGGCGACTTCGCGCCGGCCTGGTATTTCGCCCAGGCCCAGTACGGGATGATCACCAACAGCACCGACGAGCGCCGCACCCTGACCCCTTTCGACCAGTCCCGCACCGGCATCGTGATCGGCGACGGCAGTGCGATGTTCGTGATCGAGAGCGAGGAACACGCGCTGGCTCGCGGCGCGACCATCCTCGCCGAGATCGCCGGGTATGCCTCGCTGGCGGACGGCCCCCACCCGTCCGCGCCGGACCCGAACGGCACCTGGGAGGCGCTGGTCATGCGCAAGGCGCTGGCCAACGCCGGTATCGAACCCGAGCAGGTTGATGCCCTCTACGCCCACGCCACCGGAACCGCCAAGGGGGACACCGCCGAGATCCGCGCCATCAACACGGTGCACGGTGGACGCGATCTGCCGGTCACCGGGATCAAGGGCCACACCGGGCACACCGGAGCGGCCTCGGGCGCCATGAGCGCGGTCGCCGCGCTGGAGACATTCGCATCCGGCATGTTCCCCAACGCTTTCGGCACCGACGTGGTGGATCCGGACGCCGACTTCCAGGTGATCACCCAGAAGCCCGCCCACGTGGACGCCGACGTCATCCAGATCAATTCCTTCGGGTTCGGCGGCCAGAACGCCTCGCTGGTTCTGCGCCGTTACTCCTGA
- a CDS encoding MaoC family dehydratase, protein MSGLTIASLTEQSELDLGSSHWMEIDQPRIDAFADITEDPQWIHVDAERAATGPFGTTIAHGYLTMSLIAPVLNELFVVDDAVASINYGANKIRFPAAVPVGSRLRGRLTLVNAEPVAGGVQANLRVTMEIEGGDKPACVAEVLIRLRGDQ, encoded by the coding sequence GTGAGCGGACTGACCATTGCCTCCCTGACCGAGCAGTCCGAACTCGATCTCGGCTCCAGCCATTGGATGGAGATCGACCAACCCCGCATCGACGCCTTTGCGGACATCACCGAGGATCCGCAGTGGATCCACGTCGACGCCGAGCGCGCGGCCACCGGACCGTTCGGCACCACCATTGCGCACGGCTACCTCACGATGTCGCTCATCGCGCCGGTGCTCAACGAGCTGTTCGTCGTCGACGATGCTGTCGCGTCGATCAACTACGGCGCCAACAAGATCCGTTTCCCCGCAGCGGTTCCGGTGGGCTCGCGGCTGCGCGGGCGCCTCACCCTGGTCAACGCGGAACCGGTGGCCGGGGGCGTGCAGGCCAACCTGCGGGTCACCATGGAGATCGAGGGCGGCGACAAACCTGCCTGTGTGGCCGAGGTGCTGATCCGGCTGCGAGGCGACCAGTGA
- a CDS encoding NADPH:quinone oxidoreductase family protein, translating to MKAYRLHSYDGPTALTLDEVPDVPRTDGTAVVEVKAIGVNFPDLLLTKGQYQRKPQTPFTPGCEVAGVIAWAPTDSGWSTGDRVMAFVWDGAYAEAVSVPLQSLVAIPDDMGFDTAAGLVVNHHTTHFALARRGRLEAGETALVMGAAGGIGSAAVQVAKGLKATVIAGVAGEHEIAVAKEAGADQVIVLEQGFSSTVRELTGGDGVDVILDPLGDWLFDEAVRALASEGRILVIGFAAGGIPAIKTNRLLLRNVSAVGVAWGATLDKDPTLLSWGAQALHRMYAEGTVHPQIGHRFGFDEIPAALAELDAHQIRGKAVIEVA from the coding sequence GTGAAGGCCTACCGTCTGCACTCCTACGACGGGCCGACGGCGCTGACCCTCGACGAGGTCCCCGACGTGCCCCGCACCGATGGGACCGCGGTGGTCGAGGTCAAAGCGATCGGGGTCAATTTCCCCGATCTGCTGCTCACCAAGGGCCAGTATCAACGCAAACCCCAGACCCCGTTCACCCCCGGCTGCGAGGTGGCCGGTGTGATCGCCTGGGCACCAACAGATTCCGGCTGGTCCACCGGTGACCGGGTGATGGCCTTCGTCTGGGACGGCGCCTACGCCGAGGCGGTGTCTGTGCCGCTGCAGTCCTTGGTCGCCATTCCGGACGACATGGGCTTCGACACCGCTGCCGGACTGGTGGTCAACCACCACACCACCCACTTCGCGCTGGCCCGGCGCGGGCGCCTCGAAGCGGGAGAAACCGCGCTGGTGATGGGCGCCGCCGGTGGTATCGGCAGCGCCGCCGTCCAGGTCGCCAAAGGACTGAAAGCCACGGTGATCGCCGGGGTCGCCGGTGAGCATGAGATCGCGGTGGCGAAGGAGGCCGGCGCCGACCAGGTGATCGTTCTCGAGCAGGGCTTCTCGTCCACGGTCCGCGAACTCACCGGCGGTGACGGCGTCGATGTGATTCTCGATCCCCTGGGCGACTGGCTCTTCGACGAGGCGGTACGGGCACTGGCATCGGAAGGTCGCATCCTGGTGATCGGTTTCGCCGCCGGCGGCATCCCCGCGATCAAGACCAATCGACTTCTGCTGCGCAATGTATCGGCAGTCGGCGTGGCCTGGGGCGCCACCCTGGACAAGGACCCCACGCTGTTGTCCTGGGGCGCGCAGGCGCTGCACCGGATGTACGCCGAGGGCACCGTGCACCCTCAGATCGGACATCGCTTCGGCTTCGATGAGATCCCGGCAGCCTTGGCCGAACTCGACGCCCACCAGATTCGCGGGAAAGCGGTGATCGAGGTGGCGTGA